The following proteins are encoded in a genomic region of Candidatus Diapherotrites archaeon:
- a CDS encoding NOP5/NOP56 family protein, with protein MSPTPHDHRIKALRRRLVEQAKRGVEEGLSGPDRHIIRAAQLSKSMESVFNLLYEQTLEWYGLHFPELRGKVKDPDTQLQMIIRLGLRPAYTDESLQSFFTDETTRIRIHEAAETSAGGSMEQSVLQTLQETARTAIRVREEYARLNEFVRKEMLELAPNFTQLATPVIAAQLLSKAGSFKRLSEMPGSTLQVLGAEEALFSHLRARTRPPKHGFIFNHPLLKTLPKHARGKMARALAGKLAICVRVDRFGKSAVWKDYHEKLLAQSKVLAQSKPKPKPHARTSTTSPHPNPSPIPRLERRGFRPRFREKR; from the coding sequence ATGTCCCCCACCCCCCATGATCATCGGATTAAGGCCCTCCGCCGACGATTGGTGGAGCAGGCCAAGCGAGGAGTGGAAGAAGGATTATCCGGTCCCGATCGCCATATCATTCGCGCGGCCCAGCTCAGCAAGAGCATGGAATCCGTGTTCAATCTCCTCTATGAACAAACGTTGGAATGGTATGGCCTGCACTTTCCCGAGCTGCGCGGCAAGGTTAAGGATCCCGACACCCAGCTCCAAATGATTATTCGATTAGGTCTTCGTCCCGCTTATACGGATGAGTCGCTCCAATCCTTTTTCACGGATGAAACGACCCGAATACGCATCCATGAGGCCGCGGAGACGAGTGCCGGGGGCAGTATGGAACAATCTGTTTTGCAAACCCTTCAGGAAACTGCTAGAACCGCCATCCGCGTGCGCGAGGAATATGCTCGTTTGAATGAGTTTGTTCGCAAAGAGATGCTTGAATTGGCTCCCAATTTCACCCAGTTGGCCACTCCTGTCATTGCCGCCCAGCTGCTCAGCAAAGCCGGTTCATTCAAACGGTTGTCCGAGATGCCCGGTTCCACGTTGCAAGTGTTAGGGGCTGAGGAAGCGTTATTCTCCCATCTGCGTGCCCGTACGCGTCCTCCCAAACATGGGTTCATCTTCAACCATCCCTTACTCAAGACGCTTCCCAAGCATGCTCGGGGGAAAATGGCCCGTGCCCTTGCCGGGAAGCTCGCCATCTGCGTGCGCGTGGATCGGTTCGGGAAAAGCGCGGTATGGAAAGACTATCACGAGAAACTCTTGGCCCAATCCAAGGTGCTCGCCCAGTCCAAACCAAAACCCAAACCTCATGCGCGCACATCAACTACGTCCCCCCATCCTAATCCCTCTCCCATCCCCCGCCTTGAACGCCGGGGTTTTCGTCCCCGCTTCCGGGAAAAGCGGTGA
- a CDS encoding glycine--tRNA ligase, with protein MHADIMNLAARRGLFFPAASIYPDAPAGFFDYANEGLRIRRQIIQAWREEMVEKEGYLELDGSTILPEKVFQASGHLIHFNDPMVVCPSCQTAYRADNLITDKSGEVIPEGAALDFFDQKIKDLGIACPKDNNPFGNTKRFNMMMKVELGVTQDQTAYLRPEACQNIFLDFPRIWKLGKIKLPIGLAQVGRAYRNEIAPRQGLLRTRELEHMDVEVFFNPQKINEVSRWEEVKGYLLRLKLVRKDAIESISCEDAVNQGIVSGKVVAYHLARCQQFFETLGMGVERMRFRELEKESRAFYASETWDFEVKLEEGWVELVACNYRTDYDLQSHGKESKQDLGVKEEGSDEKFIPHVFELSMGVGRTVFCTLALAYRHEFKGPDERMYLDLPPRLAPNMAGVFPLMKKDGLGEKAREIFTHLQAMKTRVFYDDAGSVGKRYARADEVGVPFAITIDHQTLEDQTVTLRERNTMKQKRIPVDALEEILWKFSTHQKGFEDLAE; from the coding sequence ATGCACGCCGACATCATGAATTTGGCCGCCAGGAGAGGATTGTTTTTCCCAGCGGCGAGCATCTACCCCGATGCCCCGGCCGGATTTTTTGACTATGCCAATGAAGGATTGCGCATCCGGAGGCAGATCATCCAAGCCTGGAGGGAGGAAATGGTGGAGAAAGAGGGCTATCTCGAATTGGATGGGAGCACTATTCTTCCAGAAAAAGTATTCCAGGCTTCAGGGCATCTAATCCATTTCAATGACCCCATGGTCGTATGCCCCTCCTGCCAAACCGCCTACCGCGCCGACAACCTGATTACTGACAAATCGGGGGAGGTGATTCCCGAAGGAGCGGCGCTCGACTTTTTCGACCAGAAAATTAAGGATTTGGGCATCGCCTGCCCGAAAGACAACAACCCATTCGGGAACACGAAGCGGTTCAACATGATGATGAAAGTAGAATTAGGCGTCACGCAGGACCAAACGGCGTATTTGCGCCCGGAAGCCTGTCAAAACATCTTCCTGGATTTCCCCCGCATCTGGAAACTGGGAAAAATCAAACTGCCGATAGGCTTAGCCCAAGTCGGACGGGCCTACCGCAATGAGATTGCTCCCCGGCAAGGGTTGTTGCGGACGAGGGAGCTTGAACACATGGACGTGGAGGTGTTCTTCAATCCCCAGAAAATCAATGAGGTGTCCCGATGGGAGGAAGTAAAGGGATACTTATTGCGATTGAAATTGGTGAGAAAGGATGCCATTGAATCTATATCCTGCGAAGACGCGGTGAACCAAGGTATAGTCTCAGGAAAAGTGGTTGCTTATCATCTGGCCCGCTGCCAGCAGTTCTTCGAAACACTCGGAATGGGCGTTGAACGAATGCGCTTCCGGGAATTGGAAAAGGAATCACGGGCCTTCTATGCCTCGGAGACCTGGGATTTCGAAGTGAAACTGGAGGAAGGATGGGTGGAGTTAGTCGCCTGCAACTATCGAACCGATTATGATCTTCAATCCCATGGGAAAGAGAGCAAGCAGGATTTGGGGGTGAAGGAAGAGGGAAGCGACGAGAAATTTATTCCCCATGTCTTCGAATTATCCATGGGAGTCGGACGCACTGTTTTCTGCACCCTTGCTCTTGCCTACCGCCATGAATTCAAAGGGCCTGACGAACGAATGTACCTGGACCTCCCTCCCCGCCTCGCCCCCAATATGGCGGGGGTGTTTCCGCTCATGAAGAAAGACGGTTTAGGAGAAAAAGCGAGAGAGATATTCACGCATCTCCAGGCGATGAAAACGCGCGTTTTTTATGACGATGCGGGAAGCGTGGGAAAACGGTATGCCCGCGCGGATGAGGTGGGGGTGCCATTCGCCATCACCATCGATCACCAAACCTTGGAGGATCAAACCGTCACCCTGCGGGAAAGAAATACCATGAAACAGAAACGCATCCCCGTCGACGCATTGGAAGAAATATTATGGAAATTCTCCACCCATCAAAAAGGGTTTGAAGACTTGGCGGAATAA
- a CDS encoding PIN domain-containing protein, which translates to MTATDPFFLDTNILVYAYNTKDGERHEIAKTLMNDCIEGRRHLVVSNQILAEFNRVVRYKLEHPFPPELVQRIISQINRLPSCKKINYTTHTVEKAFINGQSNSPWDALIAQTMKENGIVHIYTENTKDFQKMDGIVAINPFK; encoded by the coding sequence ATGACCGCGACTGATCCTTTTTTCCTTGATACCAACATATTAGTATATGCCTATAATACAAAAGATGGGGAAAGGCATGAAATAGCCAAAACATTAATGAACGATTGTATAGAAGGAAGACGTCATCTTGTAGTGAGTAATCAAATCCTGGCCGAGTTTAACCGGGTGGTGCGATATAAATTGGAACATCCTTTCCCTCCTGAATTGGTCCAAAGAATTATTTCTCAAATCAATCGCCTGCCTTCCTGTAAAAAAATAAATTATACCACTCATACGGTTGAAAAGGCATTCATAAATGGGCAGTCGAACTCACCCTGGGATGCTTTAATCGCCCAAACGATGAAAGAAAATGGAATCGTCCATATTTACACTGAAAATACCAAGGATTTCCAAAAAATGGATGGAATTGTGGCTATTAATCCATTCAAATAA
- a CDS encoding LAGLIDADG family homing endonuclease, translating into MEKRVFVGNRLDSIAFFNDVKNGGNFHSFKELCTILRIPHGRFWFLQTGRRSLTITQFKKLFSYLPPELQKRYYKIIDIRPRNWGQIIGGKIAYEKIKDAFEKGRTKACEARSRKAESKFNILQTLNSDICEYLGAFAGDGFTNDNNSNYTIGFSGDSRYDFDYYLNTIIPISEKYFNLTHHHTRIDKNSMWISFYSKALFKMLTERFDMPKGEKWDKVLVPKEIMRSNIEHKTAFLRGTFDSDGCVSFDRRPIYKEPYMRVDITMVNTPILKQLNQILTELGINSSVLGNGKHLQICSKENVRKFFEIVGTSNKRHRTKVRQKYKNFEEWNPARFSYPVS; encoded by the coding sequence ATGGAAAAACGTGTTTTCGTAGGTAATCGGCTGGATTCGATAGCTTTCTTCAATGATGTGAAAAATGGCGGAAATTTTCATAGCTTTAAAGAATTGTGCACCATTCTAAGAATCCCGCATGGTAGATTCTGGTTTTTGCAAACAGGAAGACGAAGCCTTACTATCACTCAATTCAAAAAATTATTTTCATATTTACCCCCAGAATTACAAAAGAGATACTATAAAATAATCGATATCCGCCCACGGAATTGGGGTCAAATAATTGGCGGAAAAATCGCTTATGAGAAAATAAAAGATGCATTTGAAAAGGGACGGACAAAGGCCTGTGAAGCCAGGTCAAGAAAAGCGGAGTCAAAATTTAATATTTTGCAAACGTTGAACAGCGATATATGCGAATATTTAGGTGCCTTCGCAGGAGATGGTTTCACTAACGACAACAATTCAAATTATACGATCGGATTTTCTGGAGATAGTCGTTATGATTTTGATTATTATCTGAACACAATAATTCCGATATCTGAAAAGTACTTCAATTTAACCCATCACCATACTCGTATTGATAAAAATTCCATGTGGATCAGTTTCTATTCAAAGGCATTATTCAAAATGCTAACCGAAAGATTTGATATGCCAAAAGGAGAAAAATGGGACAAAGTCCTTGTTCCGAAAGAAATTATGAGGAGTAATATTGAACATAAAACAGCTTTTTTACGTGGTACTTTTGATAGTGATGGATGTGTTTCATTCGATAGAAGACCCATATACAAAGAGCCCTATATGCGAGTGGATATCACTATGGTAAATACGCCTATCCTAAAACAACTTAATCAAATACTAACAGAATTAGGTATTAATTCCAGTGTACTCGGGAACGGAAAACATCTTCAAATTTGTTCAAAAGAGAATGTCCGAAAATTCTTTGAAATTGTTGGAACCTCTAATAAGCGCCATCGTACTAAGGTTCGACAAAAATACAAAAATTTCGAGGAATGGAATCCCGCTAGGTTTTCATACCCAGTTTCGTAA
- a CDS encoding MFS transporter: MSLESNISKYYIYFVFRFSLFVAPIFTLFYFDLGYTLLETVFISSTVFYLTWVVFEIPTGIFADKFGRKKSMVIGSTFLVVGGLLIIWAPSFEALVVASFLTGLWGAFDSGASSALLYDSLKALKRENEFKKIQGNALFFAQVSLGLTALVGAYVYTLNIRYPFVLAFFGFCIALVASVLFEEPPIKKKNTSFVAHFLDSLSFVWKTPAVRWIVVYNSLIISFYFIFFRNLIQPYIQSVGVDILLFGIFFALFRFSAAVGSKFSVRFEKMLGGWRMLFLLPILFALSYLLMGIFPSVYGLLSLFLLFFVAGAYLPLVSGYINRHSPSDKRATILSIDSMAVYVFSAVLVIAWVLISDMVGLPTAIFISGITLLGITVLLFWKK, translated from the coding sequence ATGTCACTCGAATCCAATATCTCGAAGTATTACATTTACTTTGTCTTTCGTTTCTCTCTCTTTGTGGCCCCCATATTCACGCTCTTCTATTTTGATTTGGGGTACACGCTTTTGGAGACGGTCTTTATCTCGTCAACTGTGTTTTATTTGACATGGGTTGTTTTTGAAATCCCAACCGGAATTTTTGCTGATAAATTTGGGAGAAAGAAGTCGATGGTGATTGGGTCCACTTTTTTGGTGGTCGGTGGCCTCCTAATTATTTGGGCTCCTTCATTTGAAGCGCTCGTCGTCGCAAGCTTTTTGACAGGTCTTTGGGGTGCCTTTGATTCGGGGGCCTCCTCCGCGCTGTTGTATGATTCCCTTAAAGCCTTGAAGCGAGAAAATGAGTTCAAGAAAATTCAAGGCAACGCCCTTTTTTTTGCGCAGGTCTCCTTGGGTCTGACTGCGTTGGTGGGGGCATACGTTTACACGCTCAATATTCGCTATCCTTTCGTTCTTGCCTTTTTTGGTTTTTGCATCGCACTTGTTGCTTCCGTTCTATTTGAGGAGCCTCCCATCAAAAAGAAAAATACCTCGTTTGTCGCGCACTTCCTGGATTCTCTTTCTTTTGTCTGGAAAACCCCTGCGGTTCGCTGGATTGTGGTCTATAATTCCTTGATTATTTCTTTTTATTTTATCTTTTTTAGAAACTTGATTCAACCTTACATACAAAGTGTGGGTGTGGACATCCTTCTTTTTGGCATATTTTTTGCGCTTTTCCGTTTTTCTGCCGCAGTGGGGTCTAAGTTTTCAGTAAGGTTTGAAAAAATGCTGGGGGGTTGGCGCATGCTTTTCCTCTTGCCTATTTTGTTTGCGCTATCCTATCTACTCATGGGGATTTTCCCTTCCGTGTATGGGCTTCTTTCCCTTTTTCTTCTTTTTTTTGTGGCCGGTGCATATTTGCCATTAGTAAGCGGATACATCAATCGTCATTCTCCCTCTGACAAGAGGGCAACTATTCTTTCGATTGACAGCATGGCCGTGTATGTGTTTTCAGCTGTGCTTGTCATAGCATGGGTCCTAATTTCAGATATGGTCGGATTGCCCACTGCAATATTCATTTCAGGAATAACACTGCTGGGAATAACAGTCCTCCTTTTCTGGAAGAAGTAA
- the msrB gene encoding peptide-methionine (R)-S-oxide reductase MsrB — translation MSSSPRRPLPTSQTGWKKRLTAEQFHVLREKGTEAPFKGKFVHTKDKGMYGCAACGAELFSSQAKFDSGTGWPSFDEPANTKNIELVEDNSLFMKRVEVRCKKCGGHLGHLFTDGPTQTGKRYCINSCALDLKRD, via the coding sequence ATGTCGTCATCTCCCCGCCGTCCCCTTCCCACATCCCAAACCGGGTGGAAGAAACGGTTGACCGCGGAACAATTTCATGTCCTCCGTGAGAAAGGAACGGAAGCCCCCTTCAAGGGGAAGTTTGTTCACACCAAAGACAAGGGAATGTATGGGTGCGCCGCCTGCGGGGCTGAACTATTCTCATCCCAAGCCAAGTTTGATTCGGGGACCGGGTGGCCGAGTTTTGATGAGCCGGCGAACACGAAGAATATTGAATTGGTTGAAGATAATTCCCTTTTCATGAAGCGCGTGGAAGTCCGCTGCAAAAAATGTGGTGGCCACCTGGGTCATCTCTTCACCGACGGCCCCACCCAAACGGGAAAGCGATATTGTATCAACTCGTGCGCTCTGGACTTGAAGAGGGATTAA
- a CDS encoding helix-turn-helix domain-containing protein: MDQLKVTIAGEITLSKDPGGSMKKWREIFGISQTELAEFLHVSSSTISDYEGGRRKSPGIAVINRLVEALIEVDKNRGGKISQQLTRDDGPKEKVFDVHEFASAINGKEFVEKVEGECVANHLRLKELNLYGYTVIDSLKVILDVPVHEYLQMYGKTPERALVFTHVENGRSPLIAVKVGRFATEMRPSVVVLHGCLKVDPVAKRIAENEKIPLIVTHMPIERIREVFRGAES; this comes from the coding sequence ATGGACCAGCTTAAAGTCACCATCGCCGGGGAAATAACCCTCTCAAAAGACCCGGGGGGCAGCATGAAGAAATGGAGGGAAATATTTGGAATATCCCAAACGGAGTTAGCTGAATTCCTGCATGTTTCTTCCTCAACTATATCCGATTACGAAGGGGGACGGCGTAAAAGTCCAGGGATCGCGGTGATTAACCGGTTAGTGGAGGCCCTCATTGAAGTGGATAAGAATCGAGGGGGAAAGATCTCGCAACAATTGACTAGGGATGATGGGCCCAAGGAGAAGGTGTTTGATGTCCATGAATTCGCCTCCGCGATAAATGGTAAGGAATTTGTGGAGAAAGTGGAAGGGGAATGCGTGGCTAATCATTTACGATTGAAAGAATTGAACCTGTATGGGTATACGGTCATCGATTCACTTAAGGTCATCCTTGACGTGCCCGTGCACGAATACCTGCAGATGTATGGGAAAACCCCCGAAAGGGCATTGGTGTTCACGCACGTGGAGAATGGAAGGAGCCCCCTCATCGCCGTGAAAGTAGGACGATTCGCCACCGAGATGCGACCATCCGTCGTAGTACTGCACGGCTGCCTGAAAGTGGATCCGGTGGCCAAACGCATTGCCGAGAATGAGAAGATCCCCTTGATTGTTACCCACATGCCCATCGAACGCATCCGCGAGGTATTCCGCGGGGCCGAATCCTGA
- a CDS encoding NMD3-related protein: protein MQPFCPKCGTTEGPFIGLFCRTCFLLDHPDVVKVPPILELERCKRCEKVRVHGNWIPWEEKPISKWVASHIKSRELSKMDIAIEYGERQEKHIPLLIQVSGSLLDHPVDFQFPVNLKLKGSICNDDMLVSSDYYEGILQVRFTEPSIDKIRQTQTVIESALVPLHATDSKAVVVNWITQKFGFDAWIVSKKAAKAAAVSLARRHNVEMTVTSKLIGLSRTGKERHRKTFLVRLE from the coding sequence ATGCAACCCTTCTGCCCCAAGTGTGGAACAACGGAAGGGCCCTTCATCGGCCTCTTCTGCCGCACCTGTTTTCTCCTCGACCATCCGGATGTAGTGAAGGTGCCCCCTATCCTGGAGCTGGAGCGCTGCAAGCGCTGTGAGAAAGTACGCGTGCATGGGAATTGGATTCCCTGGGAGGAAAAGCCCATTTCCAAATGGGTGGCGTCTCACATTAAGTCCAGGGAACTATCCAAAATGGATATCGCCATCGAATATGGCGAACGCCAGGAAAAGCACATCCCTCTTCTCATTCAAGTTTCTGGCTCCCTCCTGGATCACCCCGTTGATTTCCAATTCCCGGTCAACCTGAAATTGAAAGGCAGCATCTGCAATGATGACATGCTCGTTTCAAGTGATTATTATGAGGGCATTCTCCAGGTTCGATTCACTGAGCCCTCTATCGACAAGATTAGGCAAACGCAAACGGTTATCGAGAGTGCGTTAGTGCCCCTGCATGCTACGGATTCCAAGGCCGTGGTGGTGAATTGGATCACTCAAAAATTTGGTTTTGACGCGTGGATCGTTTCAAAAAAGGCCGCCAAGGCCGCCGCCGTTTCTCTGGCACGCCGGCATAACGTGGAGATGACCGTGACCTCCAAGCTCATCGGTTTGTCCCGAACGGGGAAAGAGCGCCATCGCAAGACATTCTTGGTGCGCTTGGAATAG
- a CDS encoding MBL fold metallo-hydrolase, with amino-acid sequence MTTQYSIEVHGAGKEIGRSSFIFSDGKENILLDYGVKLSPEETSYPLPIKQKLDAFVLSHAHFDHSGFVPHLFKDAPVRTFMTKPTLELSRMLWHDALKIADSEGKIPPFSKHDISNVDKHTTTLHFNKPVDITPNTQLEFVDAGHILGSAMVKLTNRDKTFVYTGDYMVPPIRLHDGAHLKGLGKVDYLMMESTYGNRVHPDREKTVKEFVAKIRETIDRGGTCVVAAFAIGRTQEILDILFEHGVDAPVFLDGMSRKATEIYNQFPQYNKKPKVVRRMLDQLNIVVHPGIRKQALKEPSVIVTTAGMLEGGPVLYYLNRLHQDTRSSLLITGYQVHGTKGRKLLETGKIELESGVVEPKMEIQRYDFSAHSGKDDLLKTITTLAPEHIVLIHGDEKISGQFGQELRDQGFKVSNPGVGETVVL; translated from the coding sequence ATGACTACACAATACTCTATCGAAGTTCACGGAGCCGGCAAGGAAATTGGCCGCTCCTCATTCATTTTCAGCGATGGAAAAGAGAATATCCTCCTGGATTATGGGGTGAAATTGTCTCCCGAGGAGACCTCGTATCCCCTTCCCATCAAGCAGAAGCTGGATGCCTTCGTCCTCTCCCACGCCCACTTCGACCACTCCGGATTCGTCCCTCATTTGTTCAAGGACGCTCCCGTGAGAACATTCATGACCAAGCCCACGCTCGAATTGAGCCGGATGCTTTGGCATGACGCATTGAAGATTGCGGATTCGGAAGGGAAAATCCCCCCGTTCTCCAAGCACGATATTTCCAATGTGGACAAGCATACCACCACGCTCCATTTCAATAAACCCGTGGATATTACACCCAACACTCAATTGGAATTCGTGGACGCAGGCCACATCCTGGGGAGTGCGATGGTGAAACTAACTAATCGGGACAAAACATTCGTCTACACGGGCGATTATATGGTGCCCCCCATCCGTCTTCATGATGGGGCCCACCTCAAAGGATTGGGGAAAGTGGATTACCTCATGATGGAATCCACCTATGGTAACCGGGTTCACCCGGATCGCGAAAAAACCGTTAAGGAATTCGTGGCCAAGATCCGTGAAACCATTGATCGGGGAGGCACATGCGTAGTGGCGGCGTTTGCTATCGGTCGGACGCAGGAAATATTGGATATCCTTTTCGAGCATGGGGTGGATGCCCCGGTGTTCCTGGATGGGATGTCCCGCAAGGCCACTGAAATTTATAACCAGTTTCCCCAGTACAACAAAAAGCCCAAAGTGGTTCGCCGGATGCTCGATCAGTTGAATATCGTCGTTCATCCCGGTATCCGCAAGCAGGCGTTGAAGGAACCCTCTGTCATCGTCACGACCGCGGGCATGCTGGAAGGGGGACCGGTGTTGTATTACCTCAACCGCCTCCACCAGGACACGCGTTCAAGTCTCCTCATTACGGGCTACCAAGTCCATGGCACCAAAGGAAGGAAGCTCCTTGAAACGGGAAAGATCGAACTGGAAAGCGGCGTGGTTGAACCCAAAATGGAGATTCAGCGCTACGACTTTTCCGCCCATTCAGGGAAGGATGATTTGTTGAAAACCATCACCACCCTCGCCCCCGAACACATTGTTCTCATCCATGGGGATGAAAAGATCTCAGGTCAATTCGGCCAAGAATTGAGAGATCAGGGCTTCAAGGTCAGCAACCCCGGTGTCGGGGAAACCGTGGTCTTATAA
- a CDS encoding isopentenyl phosphate kinase, producing MERFYVLKLGGSIVTKKGEQIPHIDQLFLKGLIRQIAQARAIKPFRLILISGVGSIGHGIVVKWGINDGVRTPHQKKGVQICLRATKRIGFTIVRLLKSHGMPAKFVDPSTFFEQRDKKLVTWNLEAYETLLDKGIIPVSTGSMVPDSTLGWSVMSGDRIIARLSKHFSPDYVLLGTDVDGVFTSDPKKDKRAKRISRITNANLKKVGALVGESMAVDVTRGMKGKLEEIVNLGSGAPVRIFSLKKKGALRRILEHPSLNMGTLVRVG from the coding sequence ATGGAGCGCTTCTATGTGCTGAAGCTCGGGGGAAGTATTGTCACTAAAAAAGGAGAGCAAATCCCTCATATTGATCAGTTGTTCCTGAAAGGGTTGATTCGTCAGATTGCCCAGGCGCGAGCGATCAAACCCTTTCGCTTAATCCTTATTAGCGGGGTGGGATCCATTGGACATGGGATCGTGGTGAAGTGGGGGATTAATGATGGTGTCCGCACCCCACACCAAAAAAAGGGGGTTCAGATTTGCTTGCGTGCCACCAAACGAATCGGTTTCACCATCGTCAGGCTGCTCAAATCCCATGGTATGCCGGCTAAATTCGTCGACCCATCTACTTTTTTTGAACAACGCGATAAGAAACTAGTGACATGGAATCTGGAGGCATATGAAACCCTCTTGGACAAAGGCATTATTCCCGTTTCCACCGGATCAATGGTCCCCGATTCAACCTTGGGGTGGAGCGTGATGAGTGGGGATCGGATCATCGCGCGGTTGTCTAAACATTTTTCACCAGACTATGTGCTACTAGGAACCGATGTGGATGGGGTTTTCACCTCGGACCCCAAAAAGGATAAGCGGGCCAAACGCATTTCCAGAATCACCAATGCCAATCTGAAAAAAGTGGGTGCATTGGTAGGGGAATCCATGGCGGTTGATGTGACGCGTGGCATGAAAGGGAAGCTGGAAGAGATCGTGAACCTGGGAAGCGGTGCTCCGGTACGCATTTTTTCCCTTAAGAAAAAAGGGGCTTTACGGCGCATCCTCGAGCATCCATCATTAAATATGGGAACCCTTGTAAGAGTGGGTTGA
- a CDS encoding acetate--CoA ligase family protein, which translates to MKTTRLMQQDFLESVTLARRAGIPFVPTQGLWRKDDIQKTVRKIPFPWAMKAAGKKLLHKTDAGGVALDIQNERDAQKIFQRMKRIRNCEYVVVQPMRKGIELIVGGKIDPQFGPLVLVGSGGIYTEVLKDVRMRISPIGTKDAEAMIKGLAIYPILKGVRGQKGVRMSELIKIILGADKLMRSGKIAELDLNPVLATPQKVEGVDVRIIPESL; encoded by the coding sequence ATGAAGACCACGCGCCTTATGCAACAGGATTTTTTGGAATCCGTAACACTCGCCCGGCGCGCCGGCATCCCATTCGTCCCCACGCAGGGGCTATGGAGAAAGGATGACATCCAAAAAACCGTTAGGAAAATCCCCTTCCCCTGGGCCATGAAGGCCGCGGGAAAAAAGCTATTGCACAAAACGGATGCGGGGGGCGTGGCACTGGATATCCAAAATGAAAGGGATGCTCAAAAAATATTCCAGAGGATGAAACGAATACGGAATTGCGAATACGTGGTGGTGCAACCCATGCGGAAGGGAATCGAATTGATTGTCGGGGGAAAGATTGATCCGCAGTTTGGCCCATTAGTATTAGTGGGGAGCGGGGGCATCTATACCGAGGTGCTGAAGGACGTGCGCATGCGCATTAGTCCAATAGGGACGAAGGATGCGGAAGCCATGATCAAGGGTTTGGCCATCTATCCTATTTTGAAAGGCGTGCGGGGGCAGAAGGGAGTGAGGATGTCGGAATTGATAAAAATCATACTTGGAGCGGATAAACTTATGCGCTCGGGTAAGATCGCGGAATTGGACCTCAACCCTGTTCTCGCCACTCCCCAAAAGGTAGAAGGGGTGGATGTGCGGATTATTCCGGAATCATTATGA
- a CDS encoding HAD family hydrolase: MNTYAHIFGEKRLIIFDIDGTMMDTVAIHMDVLLEAYQRNPATPHPDPKILQRHLGKTSTAYARDVFRDHGHANPTLNDIQSIIEYHRQKATHPSFLEGKESLFPGVRELLERLRQDGKELAVISGNIRETGEVLLQATGIISYFKYRVYASDTYLGKPIRERHEMLRKVLEQVQKENRGLSPRDTLVIGDTMYDIEAAHQVGMEALAVGTGNTPLDELKTHHPLFAAATLRECLK; encoded by the coding sequence ATGAACACGTATGCACACATTTTTGGGGAAAAGAGGCTCATCATATTCGACATCGATGGGACGATGATGGACACCGTGGCCATTCACATGGACGTGCTTCTTGAAGCTTACCAACGCAACCCCGCGACCCCGCACCCGGATCCAAAGATCCTCCAACGCCACCTGGGAAAAACATCCACTGCCTACGCGCGAGACGTCTTCCGGGACCATGGGCATGCCAACCCCACCTTGAACGACATCCAATCCATCATTGAATACCATCGCCAGAAAGCCACTCATCCGTCGTTCCTCGAGGGAAAGGAATCGTTATTCCCCGGGGTCCGCGAATTATTGGAACGATTGCGCCAGGATGGAAAAGAGCTAGCGGTCATCTCCGGGAACATCCGGGAAACGGGGGAAGTATTGTTGCAAGCGACGGGAATCATCTCCTATTTCAAATACCGGGTGTATGCCTCGGACACTTACTTGGGAAAGCCTATTCGGGAAAGGCACGAGATGCTTCGAAAGGTACTGGAGCAGGTTCAGAAAGAAAATAGGGGGCTTTCCCCTCGTGATACCCTGGTGATCGGGGACACCATGTATGATATCGAGGCGGCCCATCAAGTGGGAATGGAGGCACTCGCCGTGGGAACAGGCAATACTCCGTTAGACGAATTGAAAACCCATCACCCTCTCTTTGCCGCGGCAACTTTGCGGGAATGCCTTAAATAG